The DNA segment CTGAATCTGCAATTCGGCACCCGAGATTTAAGCGGTTTCGGCGTCGAACAGGCCGCTCAGGCGCTGCGTGCGGCCGGATGCCTGCTGCAATACGTAAAAGACACTCAGCGCACCGCTCTGCCCCATATCCGTGGCGTCACCATGGAACGCCAGCAGGACGGCATCATTATGGATGCAGCCACGCGCCGTAATCTGGAGCTGACGCAAAATCTGGCCGGCGGTGTCGAGAATACGCTGGCAGCGGTGCTCGATCAGGCGGTCACGCCGATGGGCAGCCGTATGCTCAAACGCTGGATCCACATGCCAAGTCGCGATATCAAGATGCTGTCAAATCGCCAGCAGACCATTGGCGCATTGCAGGATATCACCGCGGATTTACAGCCGGTACTGCGTCAGGTCGGCGACCTCGAACGTATTCTGGCGCGTCTGGCACTGCGCAGTGCACGTCCGCGCGATCTGGCCCGTATGCGCCATGCGCTCCAGCAGTTGCCGGAAATCCGTGAGATTTTAAATGATACCGGCGCTGAGCATGTTCAGACACTCGTTGAACAGACTGGCGACTTCACCGAGCTGGTGGAACTATTGGAACGCGCAGTAATTGAAAGTCCGCCAGTGCTGGTTCGCGACGGCGGCGTGATTGCGCCGGGCTATAATGCAGAGCTCGATGAATGGCGTGCGCTGGCCGATGGCGCGACCGACTATCTCGATCGCTTAGAAATCCGCGAACGTGAAAAGCTGGGGCTTGATACGCTGAAAGTAGGGTTCAACGGCGTTCATGGTTATTACATTCAGGTCAGTCGGGGTCAGAGCCATCTGGTACCTATTCACTATGTCCGCCGCCAGACGCTGAAAAACGCCGAGCGTTACATCATTCCTGAACTGAAAGAGTACGAAGACAAAGTCCTCACCTCTAAGGGTAAAGCGCTGTCGCTGGAAAAAGCGCTTTACGAAGCACTGTTCGACTTGCTGATGCCACATCTTTCCGCTTTGCAACAAAGCGCCAGTGCGCTGGCTGAGCTCGACGTACTGAGCAATCTTGCGGAACGTGCTTATACGCTCAATTATGCCTGCCCGAACATGAGTGAAAAACCGGGGATCAACATTACCGGTGGCCGCCATCCTGTTGTCGAACAGGTGCTTAGCGAGCCGTTTATCTCTAACCCGCTGAACATGTCTCCGGCGCGACGTATGCTGATCATTACCGGCCCGAATATGGGCGGTAAGAGTACTTACATGCGCCAGGCGGCTCTGATCGTTCTAATGGCGCACATCGGCAGCTATGTGCCTGCGGAAGCGGCAACCATTGGGCCGGTTGATCGCATCTTTACCCGCGTCGGTGCGGCTGACGATCTGGCTTCAGGCCGCTCGACCTTCATGGTGGAAATGACCGAAACCGCTAACATTCTGCATAACGCTACCGAAAACAGTCTGGTGCTGATGGATGAAATCGGCCGCGGCACCTCGACCTATGACGGCTTGTCGCTGGCGTGGGCCTGCGCCGAGAATCTGGCCAGCCGTATCAAAGCGATGACCCTGTTCGCCACCCATTACTTTGAGCTGACCACGCTGCCGGAAAAAATGGAAGGCACGGTTAACGTTCATCTGGATGCGATCGAGCACGGTGACACCATTGCCTTCATGCACAGCGTGCAAGACGGAGCCGCCAGCAAGAGCTACGGTCTGGCCGTGGCCGCACTTGCTGGTGTACCGCGTGATGTGATTAAACGCGCGCGCCAGAAACTGAAAGAACTGGAAACGCTGTCGAACAACGCCGCAGCCAGCAAGGTTGATGGCCCGCAGCTGACGCTGCTGACAGAAGATGTCTCACCGGCGGTTGAAGCGTTGGAAGCTCTTGACGTCGATTCGTTATCGCCACGACAGGCGCTGGAATGGATTTATCGTTTGAAAGAGTTGGTGTAAAAGCCGCATACCGTGAATGTTGCTTATTGAAATAACAGACATTGAAATGACAGAAATAAAAAACGGTGGGGATTAGCCCACCGTTTTTTTTGATGCCAAATTAGATGCTGTATTTATTGCCTAAAAAGCGAATGACTCGCAGAGCACATTACTCACGGAACAGAGCTTCGATGCTCAGTCCCTGTCCCTGCAAGATCTCACGCAGGCGACGCAAACCTTCTACCTGAATCTGACGAACACGTTCACGTGTCAGGCCAATCTCACGGCCCACATCTTCCAGCGTTGCAGCTTCGTAACCCAACAGGCCGAAACGGCGCGCCAATACTTCACGTTGTTTTGCATTCAACTCGAATAACCACTTCACGATACTCTGTTTCATATCGTCGTCTTGCGTGGTGTCTTCAGGACCGTTGTCTTTTTCATCCGCCAAAATGTCTAACAGCGCTTTCTCTGAGTCACCGCCCAACGGGGTATCAACAGAGGTAATACGCTCATTCAGGCGCAACATACGGCTGACATCGTGGACCGGCTTGTCGAGTTGCTCAGCAATCTCTTCAGCGCTCGGCTCATGGTCCAGTTTATGCGCAAGTTCACGTGCAGTACGCAGGTAAACGTTAAGCTCTTTCACGATGTGAATCGGCAGACGAATGGTACGGGTTTGATTCATGATCGCCCGTTCGATGGTCTGACGTATCCACCATGTGGCATAGGTAGAAAAACGGAATCCACGCTCAGGGTCAAATTTTTCAACCGCACGAATCAGACCCAGGTTACCTTCCTCGATCAAATCCAGCAGTGCCAGTCCGCGATTACTGTAGCGGCGGGCAATTTTAACCACCAAACGCAGGTTACTTTCAATCATACGGCGCCGTGAAGGAACATCCCCACGCAACGCACGTCTTGCAAAATAAACTTCCTCTTCTGCTGTAAGCAGAGGGGAATAACCGATCTCACCGAGGTACAGTTGAGTTGCGTCCAGCACTCGTTGGCTTACAGTCTGCGACAACAACTCTTCTTCAGCGTCGTTATCAGCAGTCTCTTCGACTGTGGCTTTCTCGTCAAAGGCTTCAGCGCTGTTCTCATCGAAATCTACATCATCATGTAACTCGTTAACTTTCAGCGTATTCTGACTCATAAGCTGCTCCTACCCGTGGTCCCGAGGGCAGAATTCAAGACTCTGCCCGTGTTATCGCTGCGGAAGATAACGCAGCGGATTTACGGATTTCCCCTTGTAACGAATTTCAAAATGCAATCTTACTGAACTGGTTCCGGTGCTACCCATAGTCGCTATTTTTTGTCCCGCCTGCACTTCTTGTTGTTCCCGGACCAGCATTGTATCGTTATGTGCATAGGCGCTCAGGTAATCATCATTGTGTTTGATGATGATTAGATTACCGTAACCGCGAAGAGCATTGCCTGCGTACACTACACGCCCTGAGGCGGTGGCGACGACAGACTGTCCGCGCGAACCAGCGATATCGATCCCCTTATTTCCCCCTTCAGAAGCTGAGAAATTATCGATAATTTTCCCGTC comes from the Enterobacteriaceae bacterium Kacie_13 genome and includes:
- the mutS gene encoding DNA mismatch repair protein MutS; the encoded protein is MSGLEAHTPMMQQYLRLKAENPEVLLFYRMGDFYELFYDDAKRASQLMDISLTKRGSSAGEPIPMAGVPYHAVEGYLAKLVQMGESVAIAEQIGDPALSKGPVDRKVVRIVTPGTVSDEALLSERHDNLLAAIWQDGRGFGYATLDISSGRFRVAQPDDLETMAAELQRTNPAELLYPESFEAMTLIASRRGLRRRPMWEFELETAKQQLNLQFGTRDLSGFGVEQAAQALRAAGCLLQYVKDTQRTALPHIRGVTMERQQDGIIMDAATRRNLELTQNLAGGVENTLAAVLDQAVTPMGSRMLKRWIHMPSRDIKMLSNRQQTIGALQDITADLQPVLRQVGDLERILARLALRSARPRDLARMRHALQQLPEIREILNDTGAEHVQTLVEQTGDFTELVELLERAVIESPPVLVRDGGVIAPGYNAELDEWRALADGATDYLDRLEIREREKLGLDTLKVGFNGVHGYYIQVSRGQSHLVPIHYVRRQTLKNAERYIIPELKEYEDKVLTSKGKALSLEKALYEALFDLLMPHLSALQQSASALAELDVLSNLAERAYTLNYACPNMSEKPGINITGGRHPVVEQVLSEPFISNPLNMSPARRMLIITGPNMGGKSTYMRQAALIVLMAHIGSYVPAEAATIGPVDRIFTRVGAADDLASGRSTFMVEMTETANILHNATENSLVLMDEIGRGTSTYDGLSLAWACAENLASRIKAMTLFATHYFELTTLPEKMEGTVNVHLDAIEHGDTIAFMHSVQDGAASKSYGLAVAALAGVPRDVIKRARQKLKELETLSNNAAASKVDGPQLTLLTEDVSPAVEALEALDVDSLSPRQALEWIYRLKELV
- the rpoS gene encoding RNA polymerase sigma factor RpoS, with translation MSQNTLKVNELHDDVDFDENSAEAFDEKATVEETADNDAEEELLSQTVSQRVLDATQLYLGEIGYSPLLTAEEEVYFARRALRGDVPSRRRMIESNLRLVVKIARRYSNRGLALLDLIEEGNLGLIRAVEKFDPERGFRFSTYATWWIRQTIERAIMNQTRTIRLPIHIVKELNVYLRTARELAHKLDHEPSAEEIAEQLDKPVHDVSRMLRLNERITSVDTPLGGDSEKALLDILADEKDNGPEDTTQDDDMKQSIVKWLFELNAKQREVLARRFGLLGYEAATLEDVGREIGLTRERVRQIQVEGLRRLREILQGQGLSIEALFRE